A DNA window from Allokutzneria albata contains the following coding sequences:
- a CDS encoding aldo/keto reductase: MTDSTFTIGGELTVHRLGFGAMRLTGWRADADRSGPIAVARRALELGVTFIDTADSYALGANEELLAEALSPYPENLVIATKAGQSRPGRGRWVPLGRPEYLLQQAELSLRRLRVERIDLFQLHRVDPKVSEDEQFDALARLREDGTVRHVGLSEVSVEQIERARRFVDVASVQNLYNVGDRRHEEVLDHCTREGIAFVPWLPIANGSADPDVTAALTAVAEEISLGAEGKPVTPTQVALAWLLARSPVVVPIPGTSSPAHLEENVAAASIRLSREQYARLSALR, encoded by the coding sequence ATGACCGACTCCACCTTCACCATCGGCGGCGAGCTGACCGTGCACCGCCTCGGCTTCGGCGCCATGCGGCTGACCGGCTGGCGGGCCGACGCCGACCGCTCCGGGCCGATCGCCGTCGCGCGCCGCGCCCTCGAGCTCGGCGTGACCTTCATCGACACCGCCGACTCCTACGCCCTCGGCGCCAACGAGGAGCTGCTCGCCGAGGCGCTCTCGCCCTACCCGGAGAACCTGGTGATCGCCACGAAGGCGGGCCAGTCCCGGCCGGGCCGCGGCAGGTGGGTACCGCTCGGGCGGCCGGAGTACCTGCTGCAGCAGGCGGAACTGAGCCTGCGCAGGCTGCGGGTCGAGCGGATCGACCTGTTCCAGCTGCACCGCGTCGACCCGAAGGTGTCCGAGGACGAGCAGTTCGACGCGCTGGCTCGGCTGCGCGAGGACGGGACGGTGCGGCACGTCGGGCTCTCCGAGGTCAGCGTCGAGCAGATCGAGCGGGCCCGGCGCTTCGTCGACGTCGCCAGCGTGCAGAACCTCTACAACGTCGGCGACCGGCGGCACGAGGAGGTCCTGGACCACTGCACGCGCGAGGGCATCGCCTTCGTGCCCTGGCTGCCCATCGCCAACGGGTCGGCCGACCCGGACGTCACCGCCGCGCTGACCGCCGTCGCCGAGGAGATTTCCCTTGGCGCGGAGGGGAAACCGGTGACGCCGACCCAGGTGGCGCTGGCCTGGCTGCTCGCCCGCTCGCCGGTGGTCGTGCCCATCCCGGGGACCTCCTCGCCCGCGCACCTGGAGGAGAACGTGGCGGCAGCCTCCATCCGGCTGAGCCGGGAGCAGTACGCCAGGCTGTCGGCGCTGCGCTGA
- a CDS encoding helix-turn-helix transcriptional regulator gives MWLGEVEYVLLVERDQELGTLKSLFADTMRGNGRVAVVSGGVASGKTELLRSMVEHSIASGALHLNANGSPMERAIPLGVLHQLLSRAPLNSEHVPLVTAVLASSRSAVGMVGVHSGGMGKGIDRLPLNLVRDVADALTALARTAPVLVTVDDIQYADFASLNCLRHLVDHLQGSRIMMVLTESTHSAPVHPVFHTETLRSRICSRVRLGTLSETAVRAVTAEHLGTDAADRLARDYFRCTGGNPLLVRALIDDAQAATVTTTTAGAALECAPGYGFRQAVLACLERGEEQTRDVARAAAVLETSGALAASTVADAKVLLRRVLDTDPDTVDTALGVLDAMGVLDGSLAFRHAAGRAAVLDDLDRERRAQLHFRAAQLLHLEGAPARRIAAHLVAIGHAGSSWEAEVLLEAADHALAEDDTENASRYLELAEAGCSDDDQLARIRAALSRVEWRLNPGTALRYLQPLFDAFTRNQLGDGDASTLLRYLLWHGRVDKAAEAIERTAHADRSRVGLQFGSACQLLVNSYPPLRPVVARAQQLPVIEPYAAANVSRCAQAANALHTVLTEGPGNRVTESALQYLQRAKLSDSTVEAVESALLALVYGERTDKAGPLCDELLEEATSRGVRTWQAVLCGIRAEIALRQGDLPAARQYAERALASIPRQSWGVAAAGPLATLALATLAMGEVDTAAEQLEFQVPDSVFQSRFGLHYLQARGHYYLATDQLQAALADFRFCGALMREWGIDSPSFLPWRSDAAQVHLRLGEAAKAQELLTEQLDLTCAASHRARGVSLFLLARTKEVGKRVAVFRQAIDSLYAAGDRFMLSKAMHGLGQTYHSLNEPGKARMFKHRAEQLARELRPAGGDAERAEPDARGGAERAEEKAHEPQARVSSLTSSERRVAELAAHGYTNREISRHLYITVSTVEQHLTRVYRKLNVGSRAALPRELQLDMKTADTAAS, from the coding sequence ATGTGGCTGGGGGAGGTGGAGTACGTGTTACTAGTGGAGCGGGATCAGGAGCTGGGCACCCTGAAAAGCCTGTTCGCGGACACGATGCGTGGCAATGGGCGAGTCGCGGTCGTGAGCGGCGGTGTCGCAAGCGGTAAGACCGAACTACTCCGCAGCATGGTGGAGCACTCGATCGCATCGGGTGCTCTGCATCTCAACGCAAATGGCTCTCCGATGGAGCGGGCGATTCCACTCGGGGTGCTTCACCAACTATTGTCGCGGGCTCCGCTGAATTCGGAGCACGTGCCACTCGTCACCGCCGTACTCGCGAGTTCGCGGAGTGCGGTCGGAATGGTCGGTGTCCATTCTGGGGGAATGGGCAAGGGAATTGACCGCCTACCGCTGAACCTCGTTCGGGATGTGGCCGACGCACTCACCGCGCTGGCCCGCACGGCGCCGGTCCTGGTGACGGTCGACGATATCCAGTACGCCGATTTCGCGTCGCTGAACTGCCTGCGGCACCTGGTGGACCACCTCCAGGGCTCGCGGATCATGATGGTGCTCACCGAGTCCACCCACTCAGCACCCGTGCACCCGGTGTTCCACACGGAGACCCTGCGCTCCAGGATCTGCAGCCGGGTCCGGCTGGGCACCCTCTCCGAGACCGCCGTGCGCGCGGTCACCGCCGAGCACCTGGGCACCGACGCGGCCGACCGCCTGGCACGGGACTACTTCCGTTGCACGGGCGGAAATCCTTTGCTGGTGCGCGCATTGATCGACGACGCGCAGGCCGCCACCGTGACCACCACGACGGCGGGCGCGGCGCTGGAGTGCGCTCCGGGCTACGGGTTCCGCCAGGCGGTGCTGGCGTGCCTGGAGCGCGGCGAGGAGCAGACCAGGGACGTGGCGCGGGCGGCGGCGGTCCTGGAGACCTCCGGGGCGCTCGCGGCCTCCACGGTCGCGGACGCCAAGGTGTTGCTGCGCAGGGTGCTCGACACCGACCCGGACACTGTGGACACCGCGCTCGGCGTGCTCGACGCGATGGGGGTGCTCGACGGGTCACTGGCCTTCCGGCACGCGGCAGGGCGCGCCGCCGTGCTGGACGACCTCGACCGCGAGCGCAGGGCGCAGCTGCACTTCCGGGCCGCCCAGCTGCTGCACCTGGAGGGCGCTCCGGCCCGGCGCATCGCGGCGCACCTGGTCGCGATCGGCCACGCGGGCTCCAGCTGGGAGGCCGAGGTGCTGCTGGAGGCGGCAGACCACGCGCTGGCCGAGGACGACACCGAGAACGCCTCGCGCTACCTGGAGCTGGCCGAGGCGGGCTGCTCCGACGACGACCAGCTGGCCCGGATCAGGGCCGCACTCTCCAGGGTGGAGTGGCGGCTGAACCCGGGAACCGCGCTGCGCTACCTGCAGCCGCTGTTCGACGCCTTCACCCGCAACCAGCTCGGTGACGGCGACGCCAGCACGCTGCTGCGCTACCTGCTGTGGCACGGCCGCGTGGACAAGGCGGCCGAGGCGATCGAGCGGACCGCGCACGCCGACCGCTCGCGGGTCGGGCTGCAGTTCGGCTCCGCCTGCCAGCTGCTGGTCAACTCCTACCCGCCGCTGCGCCCGGTCGTGGCGCGAGCCCAGCAGCTGCCGGTCATCGAGCCGTACGCGGCGGCGAACGTCAGCCGCTGCGCGCAGGCGGCGAACGCGCTGCACACCGTGCTCACCGAAGGCCCGGGCAACCGGGTCACCGAGAGCGCGTTGCAGTACCTGCAGCGGGCGAAGCTGTCCGACAGCACCGTCGAGGCGGTCGAGTCGGCGCTGCTGGCCCTGGTCTACGGGGAGCGCACGGACAAGGCCGGGCCGCTGTGCGACGAACTGCTGGAGGAGGCCACCTCGCGCGGCGTCCGCACCTGGCAGGCCGTGCTCTGCGGAATCCGCGCCGAGATCGCGCTGCGGCAGGGCGACCTGCCTGCCGCCCGGCAGTACGCCGAGCGCGCACTGGCCAGCATCCCGCGGCAGAGCTGGGGCGTGGCCGCTGCCGGGCCGCTGGCCACCCTCGCGCTGGCCACCCTGGCCATGGGCGAGGTCGACACCGCCGCCGAGCAGCTGGAGTTCCAGGTGCCGGACTCGGTGTTCCAGAGCCGGTTCGGGCTGCACTACCTGCAGGCGCGCGGCCACTACTACCTGGCGACCGACCAGCTCCAGGCGGCGCTCGCGGACTTCCGGTTCTGCGGCGCGCTGATGCGGGAGTGGGGGATCGACTCGCCGAGCTTCCTGCCGTGGCGCTCCGACGCCGCCCAGGTGCACCTGCGGCTCGGTGAGGCGGCCAAGGCGCAGGAGCTGCTGACCGAGCAGCTGGACCTGACCTGCGCGGCCAGCCACCGCGCGCGCGGGGTCTCCCTGTTCCTGCTGGCCAGGACCAAGGAGGTGGGCAAGCGGGTCGCGGTGTTCCGGCAGGCCATCGACTCGCTGTACGCGGCGGGCGACCGGTTCATGCTCAGCAAGGCCATGCACGGGCTGGGGCAGACCTACCACTCCCTCAACGAGCCGGGGAAGGCGCGGATGTTCAAGCACCGCGCAGAACAGCTCGCCAGGGAGCTGCGCCCGGCCGGTGGGGACGCCGAGCGGGCCGAACCGGACGCGCGCGGCGGCGCCGAGCGGGCCGAGGAGAAGGCGCACGAGCCGCAGGCCCGGGTGTCCAGCCTGACCAGCTCCGAGCGCAGGGTGGCCGAGCTGGCCGCGCACGGCTACACCAACCGGGAGATCTCCCGGCACCTCTACATCACGGTGAGCACGGTGGAGCAGCACCTGACGCGGGTCTACCGCAAGCTCAACGTCGGCAGTCGCGCCGCGCTGCCGAGAGAGCTGCAGCTGGACATGAAGACCGCGGACACCGCGGCCAGCTAG
- a CDS encoding ABC transporter ATP-binding protein, whose protein sequence is MASTERAGNGTAAIHISGLKKHYGAVRAVDGIDLSIAPGEVVALLGPNGAGKSTAVDMILGLTKPDEGEVTIFGKTPKEAVSHGTIGAMLQSGALLDDATVGEMVGMVASLHRKPMPVKEALRRAGIADLVKRRSTRLSGGQKQRVRYAVALVSDPDLLILDEPTAAMDVGTRREFWHSMQEFTAAGRTVVFATHYLEEAEEFADRVIFMKSGKIVADGSVAEVQALAAGRTLHAKIPGATKAEIEALPAVADVDVRHDKVVIVSSSSDTTLRALLARFPNARDIEIAGVSLDEAFITLTSTINKS, encoded by the coding sequence ATGGCGAGCACCGAGCGGGCCGGCAACGGCACGGCGGCGATCCACATCAGCGGGCTGAAGAAGCACTACGGTGCGGTCCGCGCGGTCGACGGCATCGATCTGTCCATCGCCCCCGGCGAGGTCGTCGCGCTGCTCGGCCCCAACGGGGCGGGCAAGTCGACCGCCGTCGACATGATCCTCGGGCTCACCAAGCCGGACGAGGGCGAGGTGACGATCTTCGGCAAGACGCCGAAGGAGGCGGTCTCGCACGGCACCATCGGCGCGATGCTGCAGAGCGGCGCGCTGCTGGACGACGCCACCGTCGGCGAGATGGTCGGCATGGTGGCCTCGTTGCACCGCAAGCCGATGCCGGTCAAGGAGGCGCTGCGCCGCGCGGGCATCGCCGATCTGGTCAAGCGCCGCTCCACGCGCCTGTCCGGCGGCCAGAAGCAGCGCGTGCGCTACGCGGTCGCCCTGGTCAGCGACCCGGACCTGCTGATCCTGGACGAGCCGACCGCGGCCATGGACGTGGGCACCCGGCGCGAGTTCTGGCACTCCATGCAGGAGTTCACCGCCGCCGGGCGGACCGTGGTCTTCGCGACGCACTACCTGGAGGAGGCGGAGGAGTTCGCCGACCGGGTGATCTTCATGAAGTCCGGCAAGATCGTCGCCGACGGCTCCGTCGCCGAGGTGCAGGCGCTGGCCGCGGGCCGCACCCTGCACGCCAAGATCCCCGGCGCCACCAAGGCCGAGATCGAGGCGCTGCCCGCCGTGGCCGACGTGGACGTCCGGCACGACAAGGTGGTGATCGTCAGCTCCAGCTCCGACACCACGCTGCGCGCGCTGCTGGCCCGGTTCCCCAACGCGCGGGACATCGAGATCGCGGGGGTGAGCCTCGACGAGGCCTTCATCACGCTGACCAGCACCATCAACAAGAGCTGA
- a CDS encoding ABC transporter permease translates to MNLGYLGLEIRRALRAPGTLLFTIGFPAMFYLLEMMLFKDVAGAGATGAGTSAADYPVTIMVGLCAWGVMTAGLLIGTRVVHERTAGWQRQLRLTPLSGAGFLIGKVTVGMAVALPTAIVVPVVAVLVEGVQLTPVGWLHATVLVWLGSLPFAIMGLLIGQLSNKDNVQNFVIVGMLLLAMFGGLFMPLDMLPPWWNDLAQFVPSYWLAEIGRVGVLPGYGTIVTPVLVLLGWSVVLAAGVVWRYQRDSARN, encoded by the coding sequence ATGAACCTCGGATACCTCGGCCTGGAGATCCGGCGGGCGCTGCGCGCTCCGGGCACCCTGCTGTTCACCATCGGCTTCCCGGCGATGTTCTACCTGCTGGAGATGATGCTGTTCAAGGACGTCGCGGGCGCGGGAGCGACCGGGGCGGGCACCTCGGCCGCCGACTACCCGGTGACGATCATGGTCGGCCTGTGCGCCTGGGGCGTGATGACCGCTGGCCTGCTCATCGGCACCCGGGTGGTGCACGAGCGCACCGCGGGCTGGCAGCGCCAGCTGCGGCTGACCCCGCTCTCCGGCGCGGGCTTCCTGATCGGCAAGGTCACCGTCGGCATGGCGGTCGCCCTGCCCACCGCGATCGTCGTGCCGGTGGTCGCGGTGCTGGTGGAGGGCGTCCAGCTGACGCCGGTCGGCTGGCTGCACGCCACCGTGCTGGTCTGGCTCGGCTCGCTGCCCTTCGCGATCATGGGTCTGCTGATCGGCCAGCTGTCCAACAAGGACAACGTGCAGAACTTCGTCATCGTGGGCATGTTGCTGCTGGCCATGTTCGGCGGGCTGTTCATGCCGCTGGACATGCTGCCGCCGTGGTGGAACGACCTGGCGCAGTTCGTGCCGAGCTACTGGCTGGCCGAGATCGGCCGGGTCGGGGTGCTGCCCGGCTACGGCACCATCGTGACCCCCGTGCTCGTCCTGCTCGGCTGGTCCGTCGTGCTCGCCGCGGGTGTGGTCTGGCGCTACCAGCGCGACAGCGCTCGCAACTAA
- a CDS encoding sensor histidine kinase, translated as MMRKLLDWGGGSVFRSTTPEPDEGSKAAPALAVLFSLMMIPAWIDALGQVRAARPDLWALSAFVGVSYSIACILAVPLARKVSWTSQVLVCLALLAMGIAFVVLTGLENSWVLICALGIVAALMPPVVTGVVTLVTLVGLSASAIYLEKFAEQLPNFILLFSVTAAAALMVGLANAYVELKHARDQIAMFAVAKERARFARDLHDILGHSLTTITLKAGLARRVLETGDLDRTMTEIRDVERLGRQALADVRATVSEYRVVTLSGELAGANETLRAAGIEADLPRAVDDVAPELQPVFGYVLREAVTNVVRHSGAQKVSVRLGQDWISITDDGVGAPQDAAGNGLRGLRERMAAVGGTLETGTPSRGGGFVVRASAPVPEHPEESPASAEADNAVESTGGQA; from the coding sequence ATGATGCGCAAGCTGCTCGACTGGGGTGGTGGATCGGTCTTCCGGTCCACCACCCCTGAGCCGGATGAGGGGTCCAAGGCGGCACCCGCGCTCGCGGTGCTCTTCAGCCTGATGATGATCCCCGCGTGGATCGACGCGCTCGGCCAGGTGCGCGCCGCGCGGCCGGACCTGTGGGCACTCTCCGCGTTCGTCGGCGTCTCCTACAGCATCGCCTGCATCCTCGCGGTTCCCTTGGCGCGCAAGGTTTCCTGGACCTCCCAGGTGCTGGTGTGCCTGGCGCTGCTGGCAATGGGCATCGCGTTCGTCGTGCTGACCGGCCTGGAGAACTCCTGGGTGCTGATCTGCGCGCTGGGCATCGTCGCCGCGCTGATGCCGCCGGTGGTGACCGGGGTGGTCACGCTGGTGACGCTGGTCGGGTTGTCGGCCAGCGCGATCTACCTCGAGAAGTTCGCGGAGCAGCTGCCCAACTTCATCCTGCTGTTCTCGGTGACCGCGGCGGCGGCGCTGATGGTGGGGCTGGCAAATGCCTACGTCGAGCTCAAGCACGCGCGGGACCAGATCGCGATGTTCGCCGTCGCCAAGGAACGCGCCCGCTTCGCCAGGGACCTGCACGACATCCTCGGGCACAGCCTCACCACGATCACACTCAAGGCCGGCCTCGCCCGCCGGGTCCTGGAGACGGGCGACCTGGACCGCACGATGACGGAGATCCGGGACGTGGAAAGGCTTGGCAGGCAAGCGCTCGCGGACGTGCGGGCGACCGTATCGGAGTACCGCGTCGTCACCCTCTCCGGTGAGCTGGCCGGGGCAAACGAGACCCTGCGCGCCGCGGGCATCGAGGCCGACCTGCCGCGTGCCGTCGACGACGTCGCCCCCGAGCTGCAGCCCGTTTTCGGTTACGTGCTCAGGGAAGCGGTGACCAACGTGGTCCGGCACTCGGGCGCGCAGAAGGTGAGCGTGCGGCTGGGCCAGGACTGGATCAGCATCACCGACGACGGGGTGGGCGCCCCGCAGGACGCGGCGGGCAACGGGCTGCGCGGACTGCGCGAGCGGATGGCCGCGGTCGGCGGCACGCTGGAGACCGGAACGCCGAGCAGGGGCGGCGGGTTCGTGGTCCGCGCGAGCGCGCCGGTTCCCGAGCACCCCGAGGAGTCCCCGGCGTCCGCCGAGGCGGACAATGCCGTCGAGAGCACGGGAGGACAGGCGTGA
- a CDS encoding response regulator transcription factor, with protein sequence MIRVLVADDQALVRGALATMLDLEPDITVVAQVGSGDDVLPAARQSAPDVVLLDVHMPGKDGLAAAKELHAELPACKILICTTFGRPGYLVRAMAAGASGFIVKDAPPEQLVDAVRRVYNGLRVVDPVLAAESLATGPNPLTVREREVLGAVADGSTVAKVAKALHLTEGTVRNHLSSAIGKTGARTRGEAYRISEERGWL encoded by the coding sequence GTGATTCGGGTTCTCGTCGCCGACGACCAGGCACTGGTGCGCGGCGCCCTGGCCACCATGCTCGACCTGGAGCCCGACATCACCGTCGTGGCCCAGGTCGGCTCCGGGGACGACGTGCTGCCCGCGGCGCGGCAGTCCGCGCCGGACGTGGTGCTGCTGGACGTGCACATGCCCGGCAAGGACGGCCTGGCCGCGGCCAAGGAGCTGCACGCCGAACTGCCCGCGTGCAAGATCCTCATCTGCACCACCTTCGGCAGGCCGGGCTACCTGGTGCGCGCGATGGCCGCGGGCGCCTCGGGCTTCATCGTCAAGGACGCCCCGCCGGAGCAGTTGGTCGACGCGGTCCGCCGGGTCTACAACGGGCTCCGCGTCGTCGATCCCGTGCTGGCGGCGGAATCCCTTGCCACCGGGCCGAATCCGCTCACCGTGCGGGAGCGGGAGGTGCTCGGCGCGGTGGCCGACGGGAGCACCGTGGCGAAGGTGGCCAAGGCGCTGCACCTGACCGAGGGCACGGTGCGCAACCACCTGTCCTCGGCGATCGGCAAGACCGGTGCCCGGACCAGGGGCGAGGCGTACCGGATCTCGGAGGAACGCGGCTGGCTCTAG
- the ccrA gene encoding crotonyl-CoA carboxylase/reductase, producing MVDAVLSEDADAADFAAVPIPESYLGAVVLAEESEMFAGMDSRDKDPAKSLHIRPVPTPELGPDEALVAVMASSINYNTVWTSIFEPLPTFGFLQRYARSVPGAAHHDQPFHVVGSDLSGIVLRTGAAVRHWEPGSRVVAHCLNVELTSPDGHDDTMLDPEQRIWGFETNYGGLAQLAVVKANQLMPKPAHLTWEEAAASGLVNSTAYRQLVSANGARMKQGDVVLIWGAAGGLGSYATQIVLNGGGIPVCVVSSPEKAELVRSMGAELVIDRSEEGYRFWKNEHEQDPREWKRFGARIRSLTGGEDPDIVYEHPGRETFGASVFVARRGGTVVTCASTSGFEHTYDNRYLWMHLKKIVGSHFANYREAWEANRLIAKGMIHPTLSTVYPLAETGRATSEVHANQHSGKVGVLGLAPAPGLGVTDPELRARHVSQITRFQQTSSH from the coding sequence ATCGTCGACGCGGTCCTCTCCGAGGACGCCGACGCCGCGGACTTCGCCGCGGTGCCGATCCCGGAGAGCTATCTCGGCGCGGTTGTGCTCGCCGAGGAGTCCGAGATGTTCGCCGGCATGGACAGCCGGGACAAGGACCCGGCCAAATCGCTGCACATCCGGCCGGTGCCCACCCCCGAGCTGGGGCCGGACGAGGCGCTGGTCGCGGTGATGGCCAGCTCCATCAACTACAACACCGTGTGGACCTCGATCTTCGAGCCGCTGCCGACCTTCGGCTTCCTCCAGCGCTACGCGCGCAGCGTTCCCGGTGCCGCCCACCACGACCAGCCGTTCCACGTGGTGGGCTCGGACCTGTCCGGGATCGTGCTGCGCACCGGCGCGGCCGTGCGGCACTGGGAACCCGGCTCGCGCGTGGTCGCGCACTGCCTCAACGTCGAGCTGACCTCGCCGGACGGCCACGACGACACGATGCTCGACCCGGAGCAGCGGATCTGGGGTTTCGAGACCAACTACGGCGGCCTGGCCCAGCTCGCCGTGGTGAAGGCGAACCAGCTGATGCCCAAGCCCGCGCACCTCACCTGGGAGGAGGCTGCCGCGTCCGGGCTGGTGAACTCCACCGCCTACCGCCAGCTCGTCTCCGCCAACGGCGCGCGGATGAAGCAGGGCGACGTGGTGCTGATCTGGGGTGCCGCGGGCGGACTGGGCTCCTACGCCACGCAGATCGTGCTCAACGGCGGCGGCATCCCCGTGTGCGTGGTGTCCAGCCCGGAGAAGGCCGAGCTGGTCCGCTCCATGGGCGCGGAGCTGGTGATCGACCGGTCCGAGGAGGGCTACCGGTTCTGGAAGAACGAGCACGAGCAGGACCCGAGGGAGTGGAAGCGCTTCGGTGCCAGGATCCGGTCGCTGACCGGCGGTGAGGACCCCGACATCGTCTACGAGCACCCGGGCCGGGAGACCTTCGGCGCCAGCGTGTTCGTCGCGCGGCGCGGCGGAACCGTGGTCACCTGCGCGTCCACCTCGGGCTTCGAGCACACCTACGACAACCGCTACCTCTGGATGCACCTCAAGAAGATCGTCGGCTCGCACTTCGCGAACTACCGCGAGGCGTGGGAGGCCAACCGCCTGATCGCCAAGGGAATGATCCACCCCACACTGTCCACTGTGTACCCGTTGGCGGAGACGGGGCGGGCGACCAGCGAGGTGCACGCCAACCAGCACAGCGGCAAGGTCGGCGTGCTCGGCCTCGCGCCGGCACCGGGGCTCGGCGTCACCGACCCGGAGCTGCGCGCGCGGCACGTTTCGCAGATAACCCGATTCCAGCAGACCAGCAGCCACTGA
- a CDS encoding 3-hydroxyacyl-CoA dehydrogenase family protein: MTAQHASSGPVGVVGLGSVGQALVELLSGAGIDVLGVDCDPGAVARARGRAPGSVLLGNDFSVLSAAEVVIEAVPEHYERKAMVLRTIAETCSPGTVLISTTASLSLASLAVASGRPEHVVGLAFLAPPAAGTGVELVTTAMSGAESVARAKDLLGLLPTAQKDLGAARGHAWDLVLAYLNRSVALYEVGYATREDIDTAMRLGCGLPTGPLALLDRIGLDVAQQALIELHARTGIATHAPTGLLNRMVEGGLLGRKAGQGFYTYSPAGEIDSEPERSDRGGAARAREITRIGVIGSGTMARGIAQVSTQAGLETVLVARDEHKAEAAVRAIDESLVRAVRRGRVTPDQRRAALSSLVATASRNEVADCDLVIEATAEEIEVKTEVFAALDKICKKGAILATTTSSLSVTACAEATTRRADVIGMHFFNPAPAMKLVEVSRTEFTADDVLTTVHALASRLRKTTVDCSDRAGFIVNYLLFPYLNDAIRLVESGAATVPGLDAAIESGFGYPMGPFTLLDTIGLDISEAIQWRLHEINYDPDVKPATLLTRLVELGRLGRKTGAGFWGP; this comes from the coding sequence ATGACAGCTCAGCACGCGAGTTCCGGCCCGGTCGGCGTCGTCGGCCTCGGCTCGGTCGGCCAGGCCCTCGTCGAACTGCTCAGCGGAGCGGGCATCGACGTCCTCGGTGTCGACTGCGACCCCGGTGCGGTGGCCCGCGCTCGTGGTCGTGCGCCCGGATCAGTGTTGCTGGGCAACGACTTCTCCGTGCTGAGCGCGGCGGAGGTGGTGATCGAGGCGGTTCCGGAGCACTACGAGCGCAAGGCGATGGTGCTGCGCACGATCGCCGAGACGTGCTCACCCGGCACGGTCCTGATCAGCACCACCGCGTCGCTGTCACTGGCCTCGCTCGCGGTCGCCTCCGGCCGTCCCGAACACGTCGTCGGCCTCGCCTTCCTGGCTCCGCCCGCCGCGGGCACCGGCGTCGAGCTGGTCACCACGGCCATGTCCGGCGCGGAGTCGGTGGCCAGGGCCAAGGATCTGCTCGGGCTGCTGCCGACCGCGCAGAAGGACCTCGGGGCGGCGCGCGGACACGCCTGGGACCTGGTCCTGGCGTACCTGAACCGCTCGGTCGCGCTCTACGAGGTCGGCTACGCGACGCGGGAGGACATCGACACCGCGATGCGGCTCGGCTGCGGCCTGCCGACCGGGCCGCTGGCGCTGCTGGACCGCATCGGGCTGGACGTGGCGCAGCAGGCGCTCATCGAGCTGCACGCGCGCACCGGCATCGCCACCCACGCGCCGACCGGGCTGCTGAACCGGATGGTCGAGGGCGGCCTGCTCGGGCGCAAGGCCGGACAGGGCTTCTACACCTACTCCCCGGCCGGGGAGATCGACTCGGAGCCGGAGCGCTCCGACCGCGGCGGCGCCGCGCGGGCGCGGGAGATCACCCGCATCGGCGTGATCGGCTCCGGCACGATGGCGCGCGGCATCGCCCAGGTGAGCACCCAGGCCGGACTGGAAACGGTGCTGGTGGCTCGGGACGAGCACAAGGCGGAGGCGGCGGTCCGGGCGATCGACGAGTCGCTGGTGCGCGCGGTCCGCCGGGGCCGGGTCACCCCGGACCAGCGCCGCGCGGCGCTGTCGTCGCTGGTCGCCACCGCCTCCCGGAACGAGGTGGCCGACTGCGACCTGGTCATCGAGGCGACCGCGGAGGAGATCGAGGTCAAGACGGAGGTCTTCGCCGCGCTGGACAAGATCTGCAAGAAGGGCGCGATCCTGGCGACCACCACGTCCAGCCTGTCGGTGACCGCGTGCGCCGAGGCGACCACGCGCCGCGCCGACGTGATCGGCATGCACTTCTTCAACCCCGCGCCCGCGATGAAGCTCGTCGAGGTCTCGCGCACCGAGTTCACCGCGGACGACGTGCTGACCACCGTGCACGCCCTGGCCTCCCGGCTGCGCAAGACCACAGTGGACTGTTCCGACCGCGCCGGGTTCATCGTCAACTACCTGTTGTTCCCGTACCTCAACGACGCGATCCGGCTGGTGGAGTCGGGCGCGGCGACGGTACCCGGCCTCGACGCCGCGATCGAGAGCGGTTTCGGATATCCGATGGGGCCGTTCACCTTGCTGGACACCATCGGGCTGGACATCTCCGAGGCGATCCAGTGGCGGCTCCACGAAATCAACTACGACCCGGACGTCAAACCGGCGACCCTGCTGACCCGGCTGGTCGAGCTCGGCCGCCTCGGCCGCAAGACGGGCGCGGGTTTCTGGGGTCCCTAG